In Microbacterium laevaniformans, a single window of DNA contains:
- a CDS encoding heavy metal translocating P-type ATPase, translated as MSDTRTVTLQVSGMIRATSKNVTEAHLSRQPGVIAVDANPVSQTATVTYDPETTSVAHLQQWVIDCGYHCAGQSVPDHICDPAHDPHDEGAHDHSAHHGPAAEGAQEPHASHDAHEGHTDATGHASHAGHKGPAGYHDDPVHDHAAGHDHTHAPSATADDGEHAGHHVEHAGHTEAAGGHDHGAASGHSAQEMMGHGGHHGGMSMDAMIRDMRNRFLVALILSIPITLWSPIGREVIGFEVPAPFGLRDDVFMLILSLPVIFYSAWIFFDGAYRALRAKTLDMMVLVAVGVGAGWLYSLAVTLTGGGEVFYEAATVLATFVLLGHWVEMRARGGANDAIRTLLELAPSQAVVIRDGQEVEIPTSEVVPGDLMLVRPGAKIPTDGVVESGESEVDESMVTGESMPVDKAPGSEVIGATVNTVGTLRVTATKVGSDTALAQIVKLVQEAQNSKAPGQRLADRAAFWLVLVALIGGTLTFLVWLLAGAAIPMAILFAITVVVITCPDALGLATPTAIMVGTGLGAKRGVLFKNASGIETAAHIDTVVFDKTGTLTKGEPEVTDYIPVGGDELETLSLAVALERESEHPLAKAIVNYADARDIPRRTATAFRNVTGQGAIATVDGRQVVLGNPRLLTGEGIDISGVQAAQQDLAGSGRTAILFAVDGQVAGIIGLADAPRDTAKTAIDALHEQGVEVAMLTGDNKPTADRIAALLGIDTVIADVLPEDKSAKVAELQKTGKKVAMVGDGVNDAPALAQADLGIAIGAGTDVAIETADVVLMRSDPLDVAIALKIGKGTLRKMRQNLGWAIGYNAAALPIAAGVFYPAFGIMLSPEIAALSMSGSSVIVAVNALLLKRLRLPAQAPAATTMQKEPEHA; from the coding sequence ATGAGCGACACCAGAACCGTGACCCTGCAGGTCAGCGGCATGATCCGCGCGACCTCCAAGAACGTCACCGAAGCCCACCTGAGCCGACAACCCGGAGTGATCGCCGTGGACGCGAACCCGGTCTCACAGACCGCGACCGTCACCTACGACCCCGAGACCACCTCGGTCGCCCACCTCCAGCAATGGGTCATCGACTGCGGGTATCACTGCGCCGGCCAGTCCGTCCCCGACCATATCTGCGACCCCGCGCACGACCCGCACGACGAGGGTGCGCACGACCACAGCGCCCACCACGGCCCCGCAGCTGAGGGCGCACAAGAACCGCACGCGAGTCACGACGCGCACGAGGGCCACACGGATGCCACGGGTCACGCCAGCCACGCGGGCCATAAGGGTCCTGCGGGCTATCACGACGACCCCGTCCACGACCACGCCGCTGGCCACGACCACACGCACGCCCCGTCGGCGACGGCGGATGACGGTGAGCATGCCGGTCACCACGTCGAGCACGCCGGTCACACCGAGGCCGCGGGTGGGCACGATCATGGTGCAGCGTCGGGTCACAGTGCGCAGGAGATGATGGGCCACGGTGGGCATCACGGCGGGATGTCGATGGACGCGATGATCCGCGACATGCGCAACCGGTTCCTGGTCGCGCTGATCCTGTCGATCCCGATCACCCTGTGGTCTCCGATCGGGCGGGAGGTGATCGGATTCGAGGTGCCGGCACCGTTCGGGCTGCGCGATGACGTGTTCATGCTGATCCTGTCGCTACCGGTGATCTTCTACTCGGCGTGGATCTTCTTCGACGGCGCCTACCGGGCGCTGCGCGCGAAGACCCTCGACATGATGGTGCTCGTCGCAGTCGGTGTCGGCGCCGGCTGGCTGTACTCCCTCGCGGTCACCCTCACCGGCGGCGGTGAAGTGTTCTACGAAGCCGCCACGGTGCTTGCCACCTTCGTGCTGCTGGGGCATTGGGTGGAGATGCGCGCCCGCGGCGGCGCGAACGACGCCATCCGCACCCTCCTGGAGCTCGCACCCTCGCAGGCGGTCGTGATCCGTGACGGGCAGGAGGTCGAGATCCCCACCAGCGAGGTCGTCCCGGGGGATCTGATGCTGGTGCGGCCGGGGGCCAAGATCCCCACCGACGGTGTCGTGGAATCCGGAGAGTCCGAGGTGGACGAGTCGATGGTCACCGGCGAGTCCATGCCGGTGGACAAAGCGCCCGGGTCGGAGGTGATCGGAGCGACCGTGAACACCGTCGGCACCCTCCGCGTCACAGCCACCAAAGTCGGCTCGGACACGGCGTTGGCGCAGATCGTGAAGCTCGTGCAGGAGGCGCAGAACTCCAAAGCCCCCGGGCAGCGCCTCGCCGACCGGGCAGCGTTCTGGCTCGTCCTGGTCGCCCTGATCGGCGGCACCCTCACCTTCCTGGTGTGGCTGCTCGCCGGCGCTGCAATCCCGATGGCGATCCTGTTCGCTATCACCGTCGTCGTCATCACCTGCCCCGACGCGCTCGGCCTCGCCACCCCGACGGCGATCATGGTCGGCACCGGGCTCGGCGCGAAACGGGGCGTGTTGTTCAAGAACGCCTCCGGGATCGAAACCGCCGCCCACATCGACACGGTCGTGTTCGACAAGACCGGCACCCTCACCAAGGGGGAGCCGGAGGTCACCGACTACATCCCCGTCGGCGGCGACGAGCTCGAGACTCTCTCCCTCGCGGTCGCGTTGGAGCGGGAATCCGAGCATCCTCTGGCGAAAGCGATCGTGAATTACGCCGACGCCCGCGACATCCCCCGTCGCACCGCGACCGCGTTCCGAAACGTCACCGGGCAGGGCGCGATCGCCACCGTCGACGGTCGACAGGTCGTCCTCGGCAACCCGCGCCTTCTCACCGGGGAGGGGATCGACATCAGCGGGGTGCAGGCCGCTCAGCAGGACCTGGCTGGGTCCGGCCGCACCGCGATCCTGTTCGCCGTGGACGGGCAAGTCGCCGGGATCATCGGTCTCGCCGACGCACCCCGGGACACCGCAAAGACCGCGATCGACGCTCTCCACGAGCAGGGCGTCGAGGTCGCAATGCTCACCGGGGACAACAAGCCCACCGCCGACCGGATCGCCGCTCTCCTCGGCATCGACACCGTGATCGCGGATGTGCTCCCCGAGGACAAGTCCGCGAAGGTCGCCGAGCTGCAGAAGACGGGCAAGAAGGTCGCGATGGTCGGCGACGGCGTCAACGACGCCCCCGCCCTCGCCCAGGCCGACCTCGGCATCGCGATCGGCGCCGGCACCGACGTCGCCATCGAGACCGCCGACGTGGTCCTGATGCGCTCGGACCCGCTCGATGTTGCGATCGCACTCAAGATCGGCAAGGGCACACTGCGAAAGATGCGGCAGAACCTGGGCTGGGCCATCGGATACAACGCCGCCGCCCTCCCCATCGCCGCCGGCGTGTTCTACCCGGCGTTCGGGATCATGCTGTCCCCGGAGATCGCCGCCCTGTCGATGTCCGGTTCCTCCGTGATCGTCGCCGTCAACGCCCTCCTCCTCAAGCGGCTCCGCCTGCCCGCCCAGGCGCCCGCTGCGACGACCATGCAGAAGGAGCCCGAACATGCCTGA
- a CDS encoding phosphoketolase family protein — protein MTPTPAPPAWAHRTTDATAEQLAAVDAWWRAANYLSIGQIYLQGNPLLRHRLSRDDIKPRLLGHWGTTPGLNFLYAHLNRAIRDRDLNTLYVTGPGHGGPGMVANAYLDGTYTERYPGIDRTEEGLRALFRQFSFPGGIPSHASPETPGSINEGGELGYSLVHAYGAAFDNPDLLVACVIGDGEAETGPLATAWHGNKFLNPAHDGVVLPILHLNGYKIANPTVLSRIPEEELVALLRGYGHHPHVVTVGFDGETPQESHATFAAVLDAVLDEIADIKAAAAAGTLEGRPAWPAIVLRSPKGWTCPKIIDGLPVEGTWRAHQVPLAEVRDNPEHLRILEDWLASYRPHELFDVTGAPRPATVAIAPDGDRRMSANPAGNGGQLTVPLRLPDFHKHAQPVDPAERGAGTGEATRVLGEWLAGVIRDNPDNFRIFGPDETASNRLAPPVYQATGKQWNAAVEPVDEHLAPTGRVMEVLSEHQCQGWLEGYVLTGRHGLFNCYEAFTHIVDSMFNQHAKWLEAAREVSWRDPIPSFNYLLSSHVWRQDHNGFSHQDPGFIDLALNKSPDIVRVYLPFDANTLLSTYDHCLRSAGYINVVVAGKQPAPQWLTMDEAIEHCTRGLGILPWAGTETEGTEPDVVLAAAGDVPTLETLAAAALLREHIPDLRVRVVNVVDLTRLQSEDQHPHGLPDREFDAIFTPDKPVIFAYHGYPWLIHRLTYKRAGHQNLHVHGFQERGTTTTPFDMVMLNDLDRYRLAIDVLDHVPGLAARHAGLRQGLQDARLHARAHTREHGTDIPAVADWQWPHPDTTDPTLGKEPK, from the coding sequence ATGACCCCCACACCGGCACCCCCCGCGTGGGCGCACCGCACCACTGATGCCACCGCCGAGCAGTTGGCGGCGGTGGATGCGTGGTGGCGGGCGGCGAACTATCTGAGCATCGGGCAGATCTACCTGCAGGGTAACCCGCTGCTGCGCCACCGCCTCAGCCGGGACGACATCAAGCCGCGGCTGCTGGGGCATTGGGGCACCACCCCGGGCCTGAACTTCCTCTACGCCCACCTGAACCGCGCCATCCGCGACCGCGACCTGAACACCCTGTACGTGACCGGGCCCGGGCACGGCGGACCCGGCATGGTCGCCAACGCCTACCTCGACGGCACCTACACCGAACGCTACCCGGGCATCGACCGCACCGAAGAGGGGCTGCGGGCGCTGTTCCGGCAGTTCTCCTTCCCGGGCGGGATCCCCTCGCACGCGTCCCCGGAAACGCCCGGGTCGATCAACGAGGGCGGGGAGCTGGGCTACTCCCTCGTGCACGCCTACGGGGCCGCGTTCGACAACCCCGACCTGCTGGTCGCCTGCGTGATCGGTGACGGGGAGGCGGAGACCGGGCCGCTGGCGACCGCGTGGCACGGCAACAAGTTCCTCAACCCCGCCCATGACGGGGTGGTGCTGCCGATCCTGCATCTGAACGGGTACAAGATCGCCAACCCGACCGTGCTGTCCCGCATCCCCGAGGAAGAGCTGGTCGCGCTGCTGCGCGGCTACGGCCATCACCCCCACGTCGTCACGGTTGGCTTCGATGGCGAGACCCCGCAGGAGTCCCACGCGACGTTCGCGGCGGTCCTGGATGCGGTGCTGGATGAGATCGCGGACATCAAGGCCGCCGCGGCGGCCGGGACGCTGGAGGGGCGGCCGGCGTGGCCGGCGATCGTGCTGCGCAGCCCGAAGGGGTGGACCTGCCCGAAGATCATCGACGGTCTGCCGGTGGAGGGCACCTGGCGGGCACACCAGGTGCCGCTCGCCGAGGTCCGCGACAATCCCGAGCACCTGCGGATCCTCGAGGACTGGCTGGCGTCCTACCGCCCGCACGAGCTGTTCGACGTGACCGGCGCCCCCCGCCCGGCCACGGTCGCGATCGCCCCGGACGGGGATCGGCGGATGAGCGCGAACCCGGCCGGCAACGGCGGACAACTCACCGTCCCGCTGCGGCTCCCGGACTTCCACAAGCACGCGCAGCCGGTCGACCCGGCCGAGCGGGGTGCGGGAACCGGGGAAGCGACCCGCGTGCTGGGCGAGTGGCTGGCGGGGGTGATCCGGGACAACCCGGACAACTTCCGCATCTTCGGCCCGGACGAGACCGCCTCCAACCGGCTCGCCCCACCCGTCTACCAGGCCACCGGCAAGCAGTGGAACGCGGCCGTGGAGCCCGTCGACGAGCACCTGGCCCCGACTGGGCGGGTGATGGAGGTGCTCAGCGAGCACCAGTGCCAGGGCTGGCTCGAGGGCTACGTCCTTACCGGCCGGCATGGGCTGTTCAACTGCTACGAGGCGTTCACCCACATCGTCGACTCGATGTTCAACCAGCACGCCAAATGGCTCGAAGCGGCCCGGGAGGTGTCGTGGCGGGACCCGATCCCGAGCTTCAACTACCTGCTCTCCAGCCACGTCTGGCGGCAGGACCACAACGGGTTCTCTCACCAGGACCCCGGGTTCATCGACCTCGCCCTGAACAAGAGCCCCGACATCGTCCGCGTCTACCTGCCGTTCGACGCGAACACGCTGCTGTCCACCTACGACCACTGCCTGCGCTCGGCCGGATACATCAACGTCGTCGTCGCCGGGAAGCAGCCCGCCCCGCAGTGGCTGACGATGGACGAGGCGATCGAGCACTGCACCCGCGGGCTCGGGATCCTGCCGTGGGCGGGCACCGAAACCGAAGGCACCGAGCCGGATGTGGTGCTCGCCGCCGCCGGCGACGTCCCCACCCTCGAGACCCTCGCCGCGGCGGCGCTGCTGCGCGAGCACATCCCCGACCTGAGAGTGCGGGTGGTGAACGTGGTCGACCTGACCCGGCTGCAATCCGAGGACCAGCACCCGCACGGTCTCCCGGACCGGGAGTTCGATGCGATCTTCACTCCCGACAAGCCGGTGATCTTCGCCTACCACGGCTACCCGTGGCTGATCCACCGACTCACCTACAAGCGCGCCGGGCACCAGAACCTGCACGTGCACGGCTTCCAGGAGCGCGGCACCACCACGACCCCGTTCGACATGGTCATGCTCAACGACCTCGACCGGTACCGGCTCGCGATCGACGTCCTCGACCACGTCCCGGGCCTCGCCGCCCGCCACGCCGGCCTGCGGCAGGGGCTGCAGGACGCCCGCCTGCACGCCCGCGCCCACACCCGCGAGCACGGCACCGACATCCCCGCCGTCGCCGACTGGCAATGGCCCCACCCCGACACCACCGACCCCACCCTCGGGAAGGAACCGAAATGA
- a CDS encoding F510_1955 family glycosylhydrolase, translating to MISPTTRRLAITATVTVALLLTGCSTTPAEPDAPAGTAAGFGHVHGIVDAGDSTVLLGTHTGLYTLGEDGTVTGPVGGIDLDAMGLTATGDTLYASGHPGPSTPAELGAPNLGIIRSLDAGASWEPVAFTGEEDFHVLTVTGDGTLYGIGSSRLLLRTSSDGGQSWADGAELPAVDLAAATDGTLYAATQDGLQHSTDGGATFTPAPDAPVLYLVETDPTGGVVGVDTDGTLRRLVGTGWENVGTTTGTVQALGVTGDGAIVLVDDRGVVWIRDTTATVLIPAATP from the coding sequence ATGATCTCTCCCACCACCCGCAGACTGGCGATCACGGCCACCGTCACCGTCGCGCTGCTGCTCACGGGCTGCAGCACCACCCCTGCGGAGCCCGATGCCCCCGCGGGCACCGCGGCCGGGTTCGGGCATGTGCACGGCATCGTCGACGCCGGTGACAGCACCGTGCTGCTGGGCACCCACACCGGCCTGTACACGCTGGGCGAGGACGGCACCGTCACCGGCCCGGTCGGTGGCATCGACCTGGACGCGATGGGACTGACCGCTACCGGTGACACCCTCTACGCGTCCGGGCACCCCGGCCCGTCCACCCCGGCGGAGCTCGGCGCCCCCAACCTCGGCATCATCCGCAGCCTCGACGCCGGCGCCTCGTGGGAACCGGTCGCGTTCACCGGGGAAGAGGACTTCCACGTCCTCACCGTCACCGGCGACGGCACCCTGTACGGGATCGGATCCTCCCGGCTGCTGCTGCGCACCAGCAGCGACGGCGGGCAGAGTTGGGCGGACGGTGCCGAGCTGCCCGCCGTCGACCTGGCCGCCGCGACCGACGGCACCCTGTACGCCGCCACCCAGGACGGGCTGCAGCACAGCACCGACGGTGGCGCCACCTTCACCCCGGCGCCGGACGCGCCAGTGCTGTACCTGGTGGAGACCGACCCAACCGGTGGGGTGGTCGGAGTGGACACCGACGGGACGTTGCGACGCCTAGTCGGCACCGGCTGGGAGAACGTCGGCACCACCACGGGAACCGTCCAAGCCCTCGGGGTCACCGGGGACGGTGCGATCGTCCTGGTCGATGACCGCGGCGTGGTCTGGATCCGCGACACCACCGCCACCGTTCTCATCCCGGCGGCAACACCATGA
- a CDS encoding DUF305 domain-containing protein, which yields MRFRTLTLTAGALATVLVLAGCAPTDGTMPGMDHGPGGMTSTAPSQSAAAFNAADEMFVTMMIPHHQQAIEMADQILAKDGIDERVVSLAEQIKAAQDPEIQTMKGWLEEWGVPYDDSMSGMDGMDMGGGMMSEDDMAALDAATGVEATRLFLNGMIAHHQGAVTMAQSVLTDGQNPDVAALAQQIIDGQTAEITTMQDILASL from the coding sequence ATGCGTTTTCGTACTCTCACGCTGACCGCCGGCGCCCTGGCCACCGTGCTCGTGCTCGCCGGCTGCGCCCCCACCGACGGCACCATGCCCGGCATGGACCACGGACCCGGGGGGATGACCAGCACCGCCCCCTCCCAGTCCGCCGCCGCGTTCAACGCCGCGGACGAGATGTTCGTGACCATGATGATCCCGCACCACCAGCAGGCCATCGAGATGGCCGATCAGATCCTCGCGAAAGACGGCATCGACGAGCGAGTCGTCTCCCTCGCCGAGCAGATCAAGGCCGCACAGGACCCGGAGATCCAGACCATGAAGGGCTGGCTGGAGGAGTGGGGCGTCCCGTACGACGACTCCATGTCCGGGATGGACGGCATGGACATGGGCGGCGGGATGATGTCGGAGGACGACATGGCCGCTCTGGATGCCGCGACCGGGGTCGAGGCGACCCGCCTGTTCCTGAACGGCATGATCGCTCACCACCAGGGCGCCGTGACGATGGCGCAGTCGGTGCTCACCGACGGACAGAACCCGGACGTGGCCGCCCTCGCGCAGCAGATCATCGACGGGCAGACCGCCGAGATCACCACGATGCAGGACATCCTCGCCAGCCTCTGA
- a CDS encoding DUF6153 family protein, giving the protein MNVIRSHARLTPGVRRLLLAAPIALAIITGLLSMHVLTGSHQPALASETSAMSTHSQVGSAPAAADDTPMTAAAAEGAGGHCQDGCGSPAGMPDHSMLMMVCVLALLAAVIVLLAPTSRALLTYAVARSRSHTRTLLVGLPHPRPPSLLVLSISRT; this is encoded by the coding sequence GTGAACGTGATTCGCTCGCACGCGCGTCTGACCCCCGGGGTGCGACGGCTCCTGCTGGCCGCTCCGATCGCCCTGGCGATCATCACCGGGCTGCTGTCCATGCACGTCCTGACCGGTTCCCACCAGCCCGCCCTGGCATCAGAGACCAGCGCGATGAGCACGCACAGCCAGGTCGGCTCCGCACCAGCCGCCGCCGACGATACGCCGATGACCGCAGCTGCGGCGGAGGGCGCTGGAGGGCATTGCCAGGACGGGTGCGGCAGCCCTGCGGGGATGCCGGATCACTCGATGCTGATGATGGTGTGCGTGCTGGCGCTGCTGGCCGCGGTGATCGTCCTGCTCGCCCCGACGTCCCGTGCCCTTCTCACATACGCCGTAGCCCGCTCGCGCTCCCATACCCGGACTCTGCTGGTCGGATTGCCGCATCCCCGCCCGCCTTCACTGCTTGTCCTGTCCATCAGTCGCACCTGA
- a CDS encoding DUF6153 family protein, which translates to MIEEGASTVNQVVARRRALGSRRALWFYLAAVTAIIAGLLAMHSLSLEEDQAGTVVSASAVVVAPDAAADVLVSGVVTPSCDETVCGTSHAFAAVTCLLALLTLLILVLPARDGWMSLLEWLRSLPGRSSSFTSGSPLLRPSLIVLSISRT; encoded by the coding sequence GTGATCGAGGAAGGGGCGTCGACGGTGAACCAGGTGGTGGCGCGACGGCGGGCACTCGGGTCCCGGCGTGCCCTGTGGTTCTACCTGGCCGCGGTGACCGCGATCATCGCGGGGCTGCTTGCGATGCATTCGCTGAGTCTGGAAGAGGACCAGGCGGGCACTGTCGTGTCCGCCTCCGCAGTCGTTGTGGCCCCCGATGCCGCCGCTGATGTCCTGGTCAGCGGGGTGGTGACGCCCTCGTGCGATGAGACGGTCTGCGGGACGTCTCATGCTTTCGCTGCCGTGACGTGTCTGCTCGCGTTGCTGACCCTGCTCATCCTGGTGCTCCCGGCCCGGGACGGGTGGATGTCGCTGCTGGAGTGGCTGCGATCCCTCCCCGGCAGGTCGAGCTCGTTCACGTCCGGGTCGCCTCTTCTGCGGCCCTCCCTGATCGTGCTGTCGATCAGCCGCACCTGA
- a CDS encoding M23 family metallopeptidase, translating to MLAGAVMLPVASIAGLPLLIPLTPEPVFAVEATRTPVRAQSFTTPDTVTGTVMVRGDYTVAVTAPVGTESYAHTADTFTNDPASAVQWPFTVGVPISSTFGYRTPPCPSCSNFHAGLDMTPGIGTPIQAIADGVVTTATEQGGAYGVYVVIRHEIDGQVVESAYAHMREGSLALTPGQTVRVGQMVGRVGDSGRSFGAHLHFEIRTGGEAVDPLAWLPARVRP from the coding sequence ATGCTCGCCGGCGCGGTGATGCTCCCGGTCGCGTCGATCGCCGGACTGCCGTTGCTGATCCCGTTGACGCCGGAGCCGGTGTTCGCCGTCGAGGCGACCCGCACCCCGGTGCGCGCCCAGTCGTTCACCACCCCCGACACCGTCACCGGGACGGTGATGGTGCGCGGGGACTACACGGTGGCGGTGACCGCCCCCGTCGGGACCGAGTCGTACGCGCACACCGCGGACACATTCACCAACGACCCGGCATCGGCGGTGCAGTGGCCGTTCACCGTGGGAGTGCCGATCAGCAGCACGTTCGGGTACCGCACCCCGCCATGCCCGTCCTGCTCAAATTTCCATGCCGGACTGGACATGACCCCCGGGATCGGCACCCCGATCCAGGCGATCGCCGACGGGGTGGTCACCACCGCGACGGAGCAGGGCGGCGCGTACGGGGTGTACGTGGTGATCCGGCACGAGATCGACGGGCAGGTCGTGGAAAGCGCGTACGCGCACATGCGGGAAGGGTCCCTCGCCCTGACCCCGGGACAGACCGTGCGGGTGGGGCAGATGGTCGGCCGGGTCGGGGACAGTGGACGCAGCTTCGGCGCACACCTGCACTTCGAGATCCGCACCGGAGGCGAAGCGGTGGACCCGCTGGCGTGGCTTCCGGCGAGGGTGAGGCCCTGA
- the lgt gene encoding prolipoprotein diacylglyceryl transferase, which produces MDALLIVAPALIPSPGISFVQVGPFQIRFYALAILAGIVLAVLITGRRLRAVGHPAGVVVDVAMWAVPFGILGARIYHVLTHPGDYFFPGVDLWRVLYIWEGGIAIFGAILGGLVGIVIGTRRAGIPVLLFLDALAPGMLVAQAVGRLGNYFNQELFGPPTTLPWGLQIDPSAPAIPPGTPAGTLFHPLFLYELLWNLAGAAVIVLLEQHRRRHGRITLGAGRSLGVYLLWYGAGRAVLESIRLDPTELLAGGLKANVLTALVAAVLGVGLLAHASWRARRRAPVRGRGDARVDPQ; this is translated from the coding sequence ATGGACGCACTCCTCATTGTGGCTCCGGCGCTGATCCCGAGCCCGGGGATCAGCTTCGTTCAGGTCGGTCCGTTCCAGATCCGGTTCTACGCGCTGGCGATCCTGGCCGGGATCGTGCTGGCGGTGCTGATCACCGGCCGTCGGCTGCGGGCGGTCGGGCACCCGGCCGGGGTCGTGGTGGATGTGGCGATGTGGGCGGTGCCGTTCGGGATCCTCGGCGCCCGGATCTACCATGTGCTCACCCATCCCGGCGACTACTTCTTCCCTGGCGTGGACCTGTGGCGGGTGCTCTACATCTGGGAAGGCGGGATCGCAATCTTCGGTGCGATCCTGGGCGGGCTGGTCGGGATTGTGATCGGCACCCGTCGCGCCGGGATCCCGGTGCTGCTGTTCCTGGACGCGCTCGCGCCGGGGATGCTGGTCGCCCAGGCGGTGGGACGGCTGGGGAACTACTTCAACCAGGAGCTGTTCGGCCCGCCCACCACCTTACCGTGGGGGCTGCAGATCGACCCCTCAGCCCCCGCGATCCCGCCGGGGACCCCGGCGGGGACCCTGTTTCATCCGCTGTTCCTGTACGAGCTGCTGTGGAACCTGGCCGGTGCCGCCGTGATCGTGCTGCTCGAGCAGCACCGCCGCCGGCACGGCCGGATCACGCTGGGCGCCGGGCGGAGTCTGGGCGTGTACCTGCTGTGGTACGGGGCGGGGCGGGCGGTGCTGGAGTCCATCCGGCTGGATCCCACCGAGCTGCTCGCCGGCGGACTGAAAGCGAACGTGCTCACCGCCCTGGTGGCCGCCGTACTGGGGGTCGGGCTGCTCGCCCACGCCTCCTGGCGCGCCCGCCGCCGCGCACCCGTCCGGGGGAGGGGGGATGCGCGTGTCGATCCGCAGTGA
- a CDS encoding cytochrome c biogenesis protein ResB produces MSIRSEQAPQLPADHVDRPVDEPTNPRLSVSGWARWAWRQLTSMRTALVLLLLLAVAAIPGSLIPQRSSDPNGVIQFDKTNPGWMWAVDLLQLHDVFGSVWFSAIYLLLFASLIGCVIPRIRHHLTALLAPPPATPRNLSRLPAHTRRVLPDTPPGAVLDAAEKALRRQRYRTRRVRGDGSTLTGLPAGQAGAMIADTDLRAGLTPAVLIGQGVSTVTLWGGLGGLALTGAIARRRRPPAVA; encoded by the coding sequence GTGTCGATCCGCAGTGAGCAGGCCCCGCAGCTGCCCGCCGATCACGTCGACCGGCCGGTGGACGAGCCCACGAATCCGCGCCTGAGCGTGTCGGGGTGGGCGCGGTGGGCGTGGCGGCAGCTGACCAGCATGCGCACCGCCCTGGTGTTGTTGCTGCTGCTCGCGGTGGCCGCGATCCCCGGGTCGTTGATCCCGCAACGCTCCTCCGACCCGAACGGGGTGATCCAGTTCGACAAGACCAACCCGGGCTGGATGTGGGCGGTGGACCTGCTGCAGCTGCACGACGTGTTCGGGTCGGTGTGGTTCTCCGCGATCTACCTGCTGTTGTTCGCGTCGCTGATCGGCTGCGTCATCCCCCGCATCCGCCACCACCTGACCGCGCTGCTCGCCCCGCCCCCGGCCACCCCCCGCAACCTGTCCCGCCTGCCCGCCCACACCCGCCGCGTCCTCCCCGACACGCCCCCCGGTGCGGTCTTGGACGCGGCCGAGAAGGCGCTGCGTCGGCAGCGGTACCGCACCCGCCGGGTCCGCGGCGACGGCAGCACCCTCACCGGTCTGCCCGCCGGACAGGCCGGGGCGATGATCGCCGACACCGACCTGCGCGCCGGGCTCACCCCCGCCGTCCTCATCGGGCAAGGCGTTTCCACTGTCACCCTATGGGGTGGGCTGGGTGGTCTCGCCCTCACCGGTGCGATCGCCCGGCGGCGACGCCCCCCTGCCGTGGCCTGA